Below is a genomic region from Eupeodes corollae chromosome 1, idEupCoro1.1, whole genome shotgun sequence.
TAAACAGAAAGCAAGTGGACATCAGTCACACTATATCCCTGTACAATTTGTACATAAGAGCCTTTTTATTGATTGAATCAAAAGCTGTTTCCATGTGATAAAGTGTCATATTGGGCGAGTAAAATTGTCTCGATGTAGGAACCTTGAAGTGACAAATGGCTTCACATGTTAGTTGTTGAAAAAATACAGAACAGATCAATTCAATTCTGGAAACTCAGCTATAACGGTAAAGTTAAACGTGTGATGAAACGTTCAAAATGAgagtttaatttcattaattggTTTACATTTTGTGTCAGTAGATATCATCTTGAAGAACTGTTGACtttagatttttgatttaactTGTGTGaacttctttattttataaaatcaaatttaatatttccgcatgaaaaaatcataatttaataATCTAGAATTGACTTCCTGCTCTGTTATCATatcatatttttctatcatttgaTTCAACTCATACCATATCAGTTTTCACTTGATGTTGATTCAATCAGTAATTTAACAGTACAATAATAAGTTTATATTGAAACCTTCAAGGACCAGTCACGTCTTATGTTTCGCAGCAAGACTAAATTACAACTTGCTTGCGACgcgtctcaaaaattaaaacaataaaaaagatgacgtttgtataaaatgtatggttaatttttatttccatgaaTATTAAAGAtcagtacttttttgttgtatcacaattaacatacataaaacaaaatataacgtCTAGATGTTCACTTTAATGGTTTGTATTGTATCTTAAAAGTAATTATGAGTAATTTAggtacttaaataaaatatgcggcagtaattttttgtaaaaacaaatgaaaatcttaaacataattgttataaataattcgaaattttctttttaattaatgttgttAACTAAGCTACGCTCGATTGATCAGCCGAAAACTCTTTAACCTGAGATTGAGACAGTCTTTTGGTTCTGGGTGGAGGAATTGGTGGCATAGCCAAGGCCGAACTTTTAATATCAGAAGCTTCTGTAGCAGCTTGCTGCATATTGGTGACTCCTTTGCCATTTTTATCATCTTTTGCATTCCTCCATCGTAGTAATTGCTTGACACGTTGACCATGATAGTGATATAGATAAATACTGGCCAAGATGCATAAGACAAAGAGAAGAGTGATTGCCACAATAAATACGGCCAGGTATGGTGAAACTTCCTCTTCGGGCAGTGGCTTTTGGTCTTTTGTTGTTGCTTGTGTTTGGGTTTCTTCGGTGGAAGATGATTGCGTAGATGTAgttgtggtttttgttttgatcgTTGGCCGGAACGGACGCATTGTTGTCTTGCCACCTTCTCCTATTGCGATATCAGAGCATGCGCGAAACTCTTCTTGTGGACCACATCCGACCGCACCAACTCCATTGTCACACATTCCCCAATTGTTGCCAGCAATGTAACGCCATTGGAGTACACAATGGTTGCATTTCATATCtgttgagaaaaaaagaaacttttgtcaataatatgattttagagaaaaaacATGCAATGTTTGTTAGTAGAAAAACATTtggtaactttttaaaatgttaattttgaatggatgcaggaaaattattatttgttgtttaaatcatttgaaataacgttttagagctttgaaatcaaaaagtctATGAATTGATCTGTTCTGTACGTTTCCAACAACTAACATGTGAAGCCATTTGTCACTTCACTATGCTAAGTAAAAATGTCTTCTAAAAAACTGACAACATCAAAAGCCTTTTGACAACAGCTGATAATAACGTTTTAGACAACGTAAGTAACTTCGTTTGCaatcaactgcattctttgtaCGTACATTTGGACCAAAGaaaactagttagtttttcaagtgtcatacatttcaaactcgGATCCTTGCTTCACAAACCTCTATCTTAAATTTATCTTGCCAAAAACCATTGTTGTCCACAAATCAATGAATTATGTCAATTTGATATAAGTGGACTAGACCTTTTCAGTCAGGTTTGGCCAATCAGGTACTAAATACTTGCTTTACCtacaagtcccttatgtcgtgtGAACCTGTCATTGTAAGATCACACGgtgaacattgtaatccttcatttctaaaaaaccctgatggaacctggaaggcctctccagccgaatctcttgagctactgatgaagacgcactttctggattgcgagagtgataaccccgaatcgcttgaaaccatatagcaaaacgtagctcatgtggagcaagtcaattctgttataaccagagaaaatattttgtgggccatcaatactttttatccgtataaatccccaggcatggatggcatgctgccagttatgcttcaaaagttgcatgatgtggaagctccatggctggaacaaattttcaaaggatgtctccttcttaaacatgtgcccatgtcgtggagacaggtcaaagtagtttttatcccagAAAGTgtgtaggcgaggtcacgaatccgcgaaggatttcagactaataagcttaacatcttttatgCTTAAAAACTTgaagcgcattcttgattaccatattagagaaatcctagttggacgacctctcgaaagctctcagcatgcttatcttaaggaaaatctacggagactggcCTCCATggggtagtgcgtactgtagaacaaacaatccattatagagaatttactcttgccaccttcctagacatagaaggtgcttttaacaacgtccttacagaatccatagaagaatcgctcgttaagttcggtgtaagAGACTTCATTCgaaaatggattatttccatgctcagtggtaggaagattcgagcctctctaggcaatacaatcgcaacaaaactcgtgagtaggggaacaccccagggtggtgttctttcgcctcttctatggcttctggtcatggatacaattctcgttaaattagagagatgtggagtaaAGGCGGTAGCCttcgcggatgatttggtgctattggtgtcaggaaagtacacctctgtgattagtgaaatcacggagtcagctttgaagaaagttagcaactgggccacgagttgtgcaCTAGGAGTTaatcaaagtaaaactgaactgttgctctttaccaccaaaactaaagtactgcccttcacgctacctcgactcaatggttaaatcctatcattgtcttccagtgtaaaatatttgggagttatactcgaccctaaactaaactggaaactaaatattgaagtacgggttaagaaggcctgtgttgccttcaacgcctgcagcaaaactttcggcataAAGtagggacttcagtcgaagatgattttatggacgtacacagccatagtacgccctatcttaacatatggttcgattgtgtggtggcctgctcttagcaaagcctataacattaataagctaaagaaggttcagaggacagcttgcgtgggcaccacaggcgccatgcgtacttgcccaacggacgccttaaacgttattttggatcttctaccaatcgacctttttattaaatacatagtttcctgcagcgctattaggctgaaggaatcaaacagctggttgtcaaaaccttatggtcacagcaacacaacgaaattgatttcctcagatattatctcggtagacactgactactgcactcctactttgaacttTAGTAagagttttaaggttattttcccatcgagagaagattgggaggataaCATCGTGTcgtaggtttcgacacaaccatctttactgacggctcaaagatggagtgcggagttggttctgggatcttttctgagtccccaAATGTAGCAAAATccttaggcttcctgactttgctagcgtttttcaggctgaactgctggcaataagggaggcatgtaagatactttaaaaaaaaacacaaaccaaaaccgaaatgcggctatctttacagactgtcaggcagctgtcaaagccattaactcggccatatcctcatctaaattggtccagcaatgaatattaacctcggtgtcaccctgatctgggttccgggccatagtggtatcgtggaaaatgaacgggctgacgagctagccaagcaaggatcggcccttcatagctcacttgcgcggaaatggttaacattcctcttggtgctatgaagggtaaaatcttttctatctaccaaactgaatcaaaccgaaggtggagcaatttacccaactgcattatatctaggaagatatggcccacctacaataaaacccgtacaaacgatcttctatgcaggcaaaggcaagacatagccaggattgttgcggtttgtaccggacattggcctataggagttcatgcagagaagttgggtatctcttacaacaccttttgccgtagttgtagtgacccaAGACAAAGtcaaacgataatccatttcctctgcaaatgtcctgctttggcaaacactagaat
It encodes:
- the LOC129943045 gene encoding uncharacterized protein LOC129943045, translated to MAPKTTTSSHRQAAAFNGVPIVLLCLLFTCCTLFTTCSGHGRLIEPPSRASAWRYGFQTPPDYNDHELYCGGFTRQWKGNDGKCGECGDAWNLPEPRPHEFGGKWGQGVIVRRYSPGSEMVIRVELTASHMGYFEFRLCPEPKAKQDCLDKNLLTVLGGSPAIPAPEDLSTRFYPRNGSRIYEIKTQLPDMKCNHCVLQWRYIAGNNWGMCDNGVGAVGCGPQEEFRACSDIAIGEGGKTTMRPFRPTIKTKTTTTSTQSSSTEETQTQATTKDQKPLPEEEVSPYLAVFIVAITLLFVLCILASIYLYHYHGQRVKQLLRWRNAKDDKNGKGVTNMQQAATEASDIKSSALAMPPIPPPRTKRLSQSQVKEFSADQSSVA